From the Alloalcanivorax dieselolei B5 genome, one window contains:
- a CDS encoding SDR family NAD(P)-dependent oxidoreductase translates to MGFDFNDTRVVVAGGSRGIGRAIALAFAAAGARVSVCARGAQTLDALRQDAAAKGWELHVASCDLGDKTAIDGYIRDAAQALGGLDVLVNCASAFGRGDDESGWGMSMNVDLMGTVRACHASLPYLRESSRAAIINLTSIAQFHPSVRTAPYAAVKAAVSHYTSSLALRLAGDGIRVNAVAPGSVEFPGGVWDDARRDNPTLYQNILAGIPFGRFGAPDDIAEPVLFLASPQARWITGQTLAVDGGQLLS, encoded by the coding sequence ATGGGATTCGATTTCAACGACACGCGCGTGGTGGTGGCCGGTGGCAGCCGTGGCATCGGCCGCGCCATAGCCCTGGCGTTCGCGGCGGCCGGCGCCCGGGTCTCGGTCTGCGCCCGTGGCGCGCAGACGCTGGACGCCTTGCGCCAGGACGCCGCCGCCAAGGGTTGGGAGCTGCACGTGGCCTCCTGCGACCTCGGCGACAAAACCGCTATCGACGGCTATATCCGTGACGCGGCACAAGCCCTTGGCGGGCTCGACGTGCTGGTCAACTGCGCTTCGGCCTTCGGGCGCGGCGACGACGAGAGCGGCTGGGGGATGAGCATGAACGTGGACCTGATGGGCACGGTCCGCGCCTGTCACGCCAGCCTGCCGTATCTGCGGGAATCCTCTCGGGCGGCGATCATCAACCTGACCTCCATCGCCCAATTCCATCCTTCCGTTCGCACCGCCCCCTACGCCGCGGTAAAGGCGGCGGTGAGCCACTACACCAGCAGTCTGGCGTTGCGGCTGGCCGGCGACGGTATCCGCGTCAACGCGGTGGCACCGGGATCGGTGGAATTTCCCGGCGGTGTCTGGGACGACGCCCGCCGCGATAACCCGACGCTGTATCAGAATATCCTGGCCGGCATCCCGTTCGGCCGCTTTGGCGCACCGGACGACATCGCCGAGCCGGTGCTGTTCCTGGCTTCCCCCCAGGCGCGCTGGATCACCGGCCAGACGCTGGCGGTGGACGGCGGCCAGTTGCTGAGCTGA
- a CDS encoding LysR substrate-binding domain-containing protein translates to MANSTQRLFFDLVDLRLFINIAEANSLTRGAERSCLSLAAASMRIKNLEDAIGTRLLNRASQGVTLTPAGQAMLRNALRILQQSERLLGDLAEYGQGVKGRVRLFANTTAMTEFLPAALGRFLSDHPQVDMDLRERLSHDIVKAVLDGATDIGIVAGSVSTEGLQALPYHGDRLVLATALNHPLASRARLAFKEALGHDFVSLHSGSAIHTFMAQVASELGLDTQIRVQVSSFDALCRMVEANAGIGLLPRSAARRLARSMDIHVIELSDAWAEREMKICVRELEALPTFARELVDYLLATPGPAS, encoded by the coding sequence ATGGCCAACTCCACGCAGCGGCTGTTCTTCGATCTGGTGGACCTGCGCCTGTTCATCAATATCGCCGAAGCCAACAGCCTGACCCGTGGCGCCGAGCGCTCCTGCCTGTCACTGGCGGCAGCGAGCATGCGCATCAAGAATCTGGAAGATGCCATCGGTACCCGTCTGCTTAACCGGGCCAGCCAGGGGGTGACACTCACCCCCGCCGGCCAGGCCATGCTGCGCAACGCCCTGCGCATCCTGCAGCAAAGCGAGCGTCTGCTCGGCGATCTGGCGGAGTACGGCCAGGGGGTCAAGGGCCGGGTCCGCCTGTTCGCCAACACCACCGCCATGACTGAGTTCCTGCCCGCCGCGCTGGGCCGGTTCCTGTCCGACCATCCACAGGTGGATATGGATCTGCGGGAGCGGCTCAGCCACGACATCGTCAAGGCGGTACTGGACGGCGCCACCGACATCGGCATCGTCGCCGGTTCGGTGTCCACCGAAGGCCTGCAGGCCCTCCCCTACCACGGCGACCGGCTGGTGCTGGCCACCGCCCTGAACCATCCTCTGGCCAGCCGGGCGCGACTGGCGTTCAAGGAAGCGCTGGGCCACGACTTCGTGTCCCTGCACTCCGGCAGTGCCATCCACACCTTCATGGCCCAGGTGGCCAGTGAGCTGGGCCTGGATACCCAGATCCGTGTCCAGGTTTCCAGTTTCGACGCGCTGTGCCGCATGGTGGAAGCGAATGCCGGCATCGGTCTGCTGCCCCGCTCCGCGGCGCGCCGGCTGGCCCGGTCCATGGACATCCATGTCATCGAGCTGTCCGACGCCTGGGCCGAACGGGAGATGAAAATCTGCGTGCGGGAACTGGAAGCGCTGCCGACCTTCGCCCGGGAATTGGTGGATTATCTGTTGGCGACGCCGGGGCCGGCCAGTTGA
- a CDS encoding TRAP transporter large permease, which translates to MTDMMIGLSGVGILLLLMALRVPIAVSLGVVSLGGIVVLRGVDPALGMLRAMPYEFGASWTLSAVPMFLLMGAFAYHSGLTRLLYDAARLWLMRVPGGLALATNFGSAGFAAVSGSSMATTASMGRLAIPEMLRYGYDRGLATGTVAASGTLGALIPPSILFIIYGWYTEQSISKLFLAGVIPGLLTAVFFASMIVIRCWLNPKLAPQRHEQVSWAERMASLRAVWPLPLLVLGVLGSIYGGVASPTEAGALGAAMTLAIALLQRRLPWRAFCASLAEALRTTASIFFIAIGAVMLTRFLAMAGLSTGLVELVTSMDMTVAWALLALVLVYLVLGMFLDPLGVMLLTLPVFLPVFNALNMDLIWIGVLVVKLIEVGLLTPPVGMNVYVVKSVVGDQVALGTVFKGLLWFLLCEALLLLLLSSFPQLALWLPGLVS; encoded by the coding sequence ATGACCGATATGATGATCGGCCTGAGCGGCGTCGGCATCCTGCTCCTGCTCATGGCCTTGCGAGTGCCCATTGCGGTGTCCCTGGGCGTGGTATCCCTGGGGGGTATCGTGGTTTTGCGTGGTGTTGACCCGGCGCTGGGCATGCTGCGCGCCATGCCCTATGAATTCGGCGCCAGCTGGACGTTGTCGGCGGTGCCCATGTTCCTGTTGATGGGGGCTTTCGCTTACCACTCCGGCCTGACCCGGCTGCTCTACGACGCCGCCCGGCTCTGGCTGATGCGAGTGCCTGGCGGGCTCGCCCTGGCCACCAACTTCGGCTCCGCCGGTTTCGCCGCGGTATCCGGCTCTTCCATGGCCACCACCGCGTCCATGGGGCGGCTGGCCATTCCGGAGATGCTCCGCTACGGCTATGATCGGGGGCTCGCCACCGGCACCGTGGCCGCTTCGGGCACCCTGGGAGCGCTGATCCCGCCTTCGATCCTGTTCATTATCTACGGCTGGTACACCGAGCAGTCGATCAGCAAGTTGTTTCTGGCCGGTGTTATTCCCGGCCTGCTCACCGCCGTTTTCTTCGCCTCGATGATCGTGATCCGTTGCTGGCTTAATCCGAAACTGGCGCCGCAACGGCATGAGCAGGTCAGTTGGGCGGAACGCATGGCCAGTCTGCGCGCGGTGTGGCCCTTGCCGCTGCTGGTGCTGGGCGTGCTCGGCAGTATCTATGGCGGTGTCGCCAGTCCCACCGAAGCCGGCGCCCTGGGCGCCGCCATGACGCTGGCCATCGCGCTGCTGCAGCGGCGTCTGCCCTGGCGTGCGTTTTGCGCATCGCTGGCGGAAGCCCTGCGGACCACCGCCTCGATTTTCTTCATTGCCATCGGTGCGGTGATGCTGACCCGCTTCCTGGCCATGGCCGGCCTTTCCACCGGACTGGTGGAACTGGTGACGTCCATGGATATGACCGTGGCCTGGGCGTTGCTGGCACTGGTACTGGTTTACCTGGTACTGGGTATGTTCCTGGATCCGCTGGGGGTCATGCTGCTGACCCTGCCGGTGTTCCTGCCGGTCTTCAATGCCCTGAACATGGATCTGATCTGGATTGGCGTGCTGGTGGTAAAGCTGATTGAAGTCGGACTGCTGACGCCGCCGGTGGGCATGAACGTCTACGTGGTGAAGAGCGTGGTGGGCGACCAGGTGGCTCTGGGCACCGTGTTCAAAGGCCTGCTCTGGTTCCTGCTGTGTGAAGCGCTGTTGCTGCTGTTGCTGAGCAGTTTCCCGCAACTGGCGTTGTGGCTGCCGGGCCTGGTGAGCTGA
- a CDS encoding TRAP transporter small permease subunit: MKALDHLLMRLVQGFALVAACAMLVMMGQVTLDVLLRWLANHPIDGTLELVANYYMVALIFLPLGLLTYTRDHITVELFTRHMGERPLAALDLFGNVVALIYVGVLIWMGILEAWDMTLIGETWTAGVGEIVVWPARWLVPAGGLLMAALFLLHAVDDLIMLVTGQRSLEPVNPFSAWDQDDTVA; encoded by the coding sequence ATGAAGGCTCTCGACCATCTGCTGATGCGGCTGGTGCAGGGGTTCGCCCTGGTCGCCGCCTGCGCCATGCTGGTGATGATGGGCCAGGTGACGTTGGATGTGCTGCTGCGCTGGCTCGCCAACCACCCCATCGACGGCACCCTGGAACTGGTCGCCAACTACTACATGGTGGCGCTGATTTTCCTGCCCCTGGGGCTGCTGACCTATACCCGTGATCACATCACCGTGGAACTGTTCACCCGGCACATGGGCGAACGCCCGCTGGCGGCGCTCGATCTGTTTGGCAACGTGGTGGCGTTGATTTACGTGGGCGTTTTGATCTGGATGGGAATCCTGGAAGCCTGGGACATGACCCTGATCGGCGAAACCTGGACCGCCGGTGTCGGCGAGATCGTGGTGTGGCCGGCCCGTTGGCTGGTGCCCGCTGGCGGCCTGTTGATGGCGGCACTGTTCCTGCTGCATGCGGTGGACGACCTGATCATGCTCGTCACCGGTCAGCGCTCACTGGAGCCCGTCAATCCGTTCTCCGCGTGGGACCAAGACGACACCGTGGCCTGA
- a CDS encoding C4-dicarboxylate TRAP transporter substrate-binding protein: protein MTLTPRTAGVAAFCLMLFSGAATATNLSYSSPFPSNHTTVAKGIEPLAKGLEEASGGDLKLTIYSGGVMAKGPATLSTIQRGIVDSGLVVPAWVTSQIPATDTIASLMLAVSDARVAAAAANEYYLLKCPECMQEHLKHNARPLAFYGSAPYHFECRQELDSLDDLAGKRVRATSTPLVNWVEQFGATIVAVPTEDIYQALQRGQADCNVGPLAYMHTLNLKEVVKWVSDMPFGSYYGASVLEVNDKTWKKLSDEERALVSSQLAKLVRDVTEGYEADSAKARSDGEASGVVFAEPSAAERKKLADHVDAEFKRVLALAKERGVGGDDPAAFLQGFLDTLSKWEKRVADMDGDYDAYQQALQDEIFSKL, encoded by the coding sequence ATGACTTTGACGCCCCGTACGGCCGGTGTGGCCGCCTTTTGTCTGATGCTGTTCAGCGGTGCCGCCACCGCCACCAACCTGTCCTACTCTTCCCCGTTCCCGAGCAACCACACTACCGTGGCCAAGGGCATCGAACCGCTTGCCAAAGGCCTGGAAGAGGCGTCCGGCGGTGATCTCAAGCTGACCATCTATTCCGGTGGCGTGATGGCCAAAGGGCCGGCGACCCTGTCCACGATCCAGCGCGGCATCGTCGACTCCGGCCTGGTGGTTCCGGCCTGGGTGACCAGCCAGATTCCCGCCACCGACACCATCGCCTCGCTGATGCTGGCGGTCAGCGATGCCCGTGTGGCCGCCGCCGCCGCCAACGAGTACTACCTGCTCAAATGCCCCGAGTGCATGCAGGAGCACCTGAAACACAACGCCCGGCCGCTGGCGTTTTACGGCTCCGCGCCCTATCACTTCGAATGCCGCCAGGAGCTCGACAGCCTGGACGATCTGGCCGGCAAGCGGGTGCGGGCCACCAGTACGCCGCTGGTGAACTGGGTGGAGCAGTTCGGCGCCACCATCGTCGCGGTCCCCACCGAGGACATCTATCAGGCGCTGCAACGCGGTCAGGCGGACTGTAACGTCGGCCCGCTGGCGTACATGCACACCCTGAATCTGAAGGAAGTGGTGAAGTGGGTCAGTGACATGCCGTTCGGTTCCTACTATGGCGCGTCCGTGCTGGAGGTGAACGACAAGACCTGGAAGAAACTGTCGGACGAGGAGCGCGCTCTGGTGTCCTCCCAGCTGGCGAAACTGGTCCGTGATGTCACGGAAGGGTACGAGGCGGATTCCGCCAAGGCTCGCTCCGATGGCGAGGCCAGCGGTGTGGTGTTCGCTGAGCCCAGTGCCGCCGAACGCAAAAAACTCGCCGACCATGTGGACGCTGAATTCAAACGGGTGCTGGCGCTGGCCAAAGAGCGCGGCGTCGGCGGCGACGATCCGGCCGCATTCCTGCAAGGTTTCCTCGACACGCTGAGCAAGTGGGAGAAGCGGGTAGCGGATATGGACGGTGACTACGACGCCTATCAGCAGGCACTGCAGGACGAAATTTTCTCCAAGTTGTAA
- a CDS encoding HAD family hydrolase — protein MSILQLPQAVPTAILMDWHATLVDTHDAMYHAIDDVLPRLQALGLRDRLLTTEQSKTLEDARLVKYVRDHHRLHPKITAQRKISRTDIFEVLFGSDQDAKARIHAAFDDCYKKYVDDVHALEPDTTSQLRRLRELGIPMGIISNRKRDYLEHELSRLEDGAWIELFDVIVCGDDVAHRKPAPDMILEAQRRLGQQPGPSCWYLGDSTTDVIAGKEAGVTAVFYNGAQWSQSWLDKIFPGSPRHPHRPDAVVARFGELVRLVRDMVANGKRVQRATDAAFTPPEGRLREN, from the coding sequence ATGAGTATTCTGCAGCTTCCCCAGGCGGTGCCCACGGCGATACTGATGGATTGGCACGCCACCCTGGTGGATACCCATGACGCCATGTATCACGCCATCGACGATGTGTTGCCCCGTCTGCAAGCGCTGGGCTTGCGTGACCGGCTGCTGACCACCGAGCAGTCGAAGACGCTGGAAGACGCCCGTCTGGTCAAATACGTCCGTGACCACCACCGCCTGCACCCGAAAATCACCGCCCAGCGCAAAATCTCGCGCACCGATATCTTCGAAGTCCTGTTCGGCTCGGATCAGGACGCCAAAGCCCGTATCCATGCGGCTTTCGACGACTGCTACAAGAAGTACGTGGACGATGTCCATGCGCTGGAGCCGGATACCACCTCACAGCTGCGCCGGCTGCGGGAGCTGGGCATTCCCATGGGCATCATCAGCAATCGCAAAAGGGACTATCTGGAGCACGAGTTGAGCCGGCTGGAGGACGGGGCCTGGATCGAGCTGTTCGACGTGATCGTCTGTGGCGATGACGTGGCGCACCGAAAGCCCGCCCCGGATATGATCCTCGAAGCACAGCGGCGGCTTGGGCAGCAGCCGGGCCCCTCCTGCTGGTATCTGGGCGACAGCACCACCGACGTGATCGCGGGCAAGGAAGCCGGCGTCACCGCCGTGTTCTACAACGGCGCCCAATGGTCGCAGTCCTGGCTGGACAAGATCTTCCCCGGATCGCCGCGCCACCCGCATCGCCCGGATGCGGTGGTGGCCCGGTTCGGGGAGCTGGTGCGGCTGGTGCGTGACATGGTGGCCAACGGCAAACGGGTCCAGCGGGCGACGGACGCGGCCTTCACCCCTCCTGAAGGCAGACTTAGGGAAAACTGA
- the soxR gene encoding redox-sensitive transcriptional activator SoxR: MERLNAENLGKALTVGQVAERTGLAVSAIHFYEAKGLIQSRRSSGNQRRYTRDVLRRLAVIKIAQRTGIPLAEIAEALATLPEERTPNAKDWGRLSAQWREDLDKRIERLTLLRDQLSGCIGCGCLSLSACPLRNPMDELAEEGSGARLVDPD, translated from the coding sequence ATGGAAAGGCTGAATGCGGAGAATCTGGGCAAGGCGCTCACCGTGGGCCAGGTGGCCGAACGCACTGGCCTGGCGGTATCCGCCATTCATTTTTACGAAGCCAAGGGGTTGATCCAGAGCCGCCGCAGCAGCGGCAATCAGCGGCGCTATACTCGCGACGTGCTGCGGCGGCTGGCGGTGATCAAGATTGCCCAGCGTACCGGCATTCCGCTGGCGGAAATCGCCGAGGCGTTGGCCACCTTACCGGAGGAGCGTACCCCCAATGCCAAGGACTGGGGGCGCCTGTCGGCCCAGTGGCGTGAGGATCTGGACAAGCGCATCGAACGGCTGACCCTGTTGCGGGATCAACTCAGTGGCTGCATCGGCTGCGGCTGCCTGTCCCTGTCCGCCTGTCCGTTGCGTAACCCCATGGACGAACTGGCGGAAGAAGGCAGCGGTGCCCGTCTGGTGGATCCCGACTGA
- a CDS encoding ABC transporter ATP-binding protein, which translates to MDTVISVRNLNKTYDSGFQALKQLDLDIRKGEIFALLGPNGAGKTTLISIICGIVRPTAGTVLAGGFDIQQQYRAARSKIGLVPQELTTDAFETVWATVTFSRGLFGKPRNPAHIERILKDLSLWDKRNDKIMALSGGMKRRVMIAKALSHEPEILFLDEPTAGVDVELRRDMWQLVEQLRERGVTIILTTHYIQEAEELADRIGVINHGKLVLVDEKNALMQKLGKRELHVQLATPLTRIPDALSALPLTLSEDGLEITFTFDARDEQSGIAPLLRQLEDNGIEFRDLRTRESSLEDIFVHLVHESRNAETTAGRESA; encoded by the coding sequence GTGGATACGGTTATCTCGGTCAGAAATCTCAACAAGACCTACGACTCGGGTTTCCAGGCGCTGAAACAACTCGACCTGGACATCCGTAAAGGCGAAATCTTCGCCCTGCTTGGCCCCAACGGTGCCGGCAAGACCACCCTGATCAGCATCATCTGCGGCATCGTTCGCCCCACCGCCGGCACCGTGCTGGCCGGCGGCTTCGACATCCAGCAGCAATACCGGGCGGCGCGAAGCAAGATCGGCCTGGTGCCACAGGAGCTCACCACCGACGCCTTCGAGACGGTGTGGGCAACGGTGACCTTCAGCCGCGGGCTGTTTGGCAAGCCACGCAATCCGGCCCACATTGAACGGATACTCAAAGACCTGTCCTTGTGGGACAAACGCAATGACAAAATCATGGCGTTGTCCGGCGGCATGAAGCGGCGGGTGATGATCGCCAAGGCGCTGTCCCACGAACCGGAGATCCTGTTCCTGGACGAACCCACCGCCGGCGTCGACGTGGAGCTGCGCCGGGATATGTGGCAACTGGTGGAACAACTGCGCGAGCGCGGCGTCACCATCATTCTGACCACCCACTATATTCAGGAAGCCGAGGAACTGGCCGACCGTATCGGCGTGATCAACCATGGCAAGCTGGTGCTGGTGGACGAGAAAAACGCGCTGATGCAGAAACTGGGCAAGCGCGAACTGCATGTGCAACTGGCGACGCCGTTGACGCGAATCCCTGACGCTTTATCGGCCCTGCCACTGACGCTGTCCGAGGACGGTCTGGAGATCACCTTCACCTTCGATGCCCGCGACGAGCAAAGCGGTATCGCGCCGTTGTTGCGTCAGTTGGAGGACAACGGCATCGAATTCCGCGATCTGCGCACCCGGGAAAGCTCTCTGGAGGATATCTTCGTGCACTTGGTCCATGAGTCCCGCAATGCTGAAACCACGGCCGGGAGGGAGTCCGCATGA
- a CDS encoding ABC transporter permease has protein sequence MNLHAIRAIYLFELARTWRTLLQSIASPVISTSLYFVVFGSAIGSRMVEIDGISYGAFIIPGLIMLMLLNESISNASFGIYMPRFSGTIYEVLSAPVSYVEIVTGYVGAAASKSIILGLLILATARLFVDFHIAHPVWMVTFLVLTAVTFSLFGFIIGVWADGFEKLQIIPMMIVTPLTFLGGTFYSVNMLPPVWQTITLFNPVVYLISGFRWSFYGVADVNVGISLGMTVLFMVLCVGGIHWIFKTGYRLKN, from the coding sequence ATGAATCTCCATGCCATTCGCGCCATCTACCTGTTCGAGCTGGCCCGCACCTGGCGCACGCTGCTGCAAAGCATCGCCTCGCCGGTGATTTCCACGTCGCTGTACTTCGTCGTATTCGGTTCCGCCATTGGTTCCCGCATGGTGGAGATCGACGGTATCAGCTACGGCGCGTTCATCATTCCCGGGCTGATCATGCTGATGCTGCTCAACGAGAGCATTTCCAACGCCTCGTTCGGCATTTACATGCCACGTTTCTCGGGCACTATCTACGAAGTCCTGTCGGCGCCGGTGTCCTATGTGGAAATCGTCACCGGTTACGTCGGCGCCGCCGCCAGCAAGTCGATCATTCTCGGCCTGCTGATCCTCGCAACCGCGCGGCTGTTCGTGGACTTCCATATCGCCCATCCGGTGTGGATGGTGACGTTTCTGGTACTCACCGCGGTGACGTTCAGTCTGTTCGGCTTCATCATCGGAGTCTGGGCGGATGGCTTCGAGAAGCTGCAGATCATTCCGATGATGATCGTCACGCCACTGACTTTTCTTGGCGGCACTTTCTATTCGGTGAACATGCTGCCGCCGGTGTGGCAAACGATAACGCTGTTTAATCCGGTGGTGTATCTGATCAGCGGCTTCCGCTGGAGCTTTTATGGCGTTGCCGACGTCAATGTCGGCATCAGTCTGGGCATGACCGTGTTGTTCATGGTGCTGTGCGTGGGGGGGATCCACTGGATTTTCAAAACCGGTTATCGCCTGAAGAACTGA